The genomic DNA TTTATGAACTCAAGACGGTGGGTAAGCTGAACTCAGAACACGAGAAACAAACTCTTAATTATTTGCTCTTGCTCGGATTGCAACATGGAAAGCTCATTAATTTTCGACCCGCTTCTGTTCAAAAACGTTTTGTATCAACAACATTGCTTCCTAACGACAGGTACGATCTTACTATTGATGATAGGCAATGGTTTGAATTAGATGAAGATAGTATGTTGCTTAAAGAGTTGATAATGGAATTGCTAACAGATTGGGGAGCCTACCTTGAAACGAGTTTGTTTTATGAAGCAATCTGTCATTTTCGATCGGGTGAAGAGAATATTGTCAATATATTGATATTGTCCGCAATGGAACCAAGTTAGGGAAACAAAAAATTCACTTACTGAACCAAAAGAGCGCATTTAAATTAACAGCAATAAGTAAGGGAATAGATAGCTATGAACAGCATTTACGTAGATTTATTAAGCTCACAAATCTTGACGTTATCCAATGGATTAATTTTAATCACAATCTAATTATTTTCAAAACCATATTTCAATCATAAATAATTATTCTGCCGACTCATCATTCTGCCAATTTTTATGATTTGTGTCAAAATAAAATAAGTATAGGATTGATTTGACAAATAAATTCTTTTTATTATTTACGATAACGGTGCTTTTTATTTACAGCTGCGCCAGCCAGGTCCCTCCCTCCGGCGGCCCGTTGGATAAAACTCCGCCCACTATTATAAAGGTCATCCCGGAAAATAAGTCGACTCTGGTTCCTTTAGATCAACCAATCGAGTTCGAATTCAGCGAGGGAATGACCCGCAAGGGTTCCGAGAAAGCTGTGTTTATTTCGCCGGATCCCGGAGACCGGGTTAAACTCAGATGGAAGGGGCGCAGACTTCGCATTGAGTTTAGCGACTCACTTAAGATCAACCGGACGTATGTCATTACGCTGGGGACTGATCTCAAGGACGCGCATAACAATTCCCTAACTGCATCTCATACCCTGGCTTTTTCCACTGGGCCGGAACTCAGCGATGGTAAAATGAGCGGCCGCGTGTTTACCGATGAAAAAGCCCAGGGAATCCTGATTTGGGCATACATTCTTGAGGAAAGTAAAGACCCGAATCCCGGTCAAAAGGGCGGCGATTACATTACTCAAACCGACGCCCAGGGAAAGTTTGAGCTTACCAATCTCTCCGAAGGGCTTTACCGCTTATTTGCTATTCGTGATGTGGACAACAACCGTTTTTATGAGACGGGCCTTGATGGAATCGGAGTGGCGTCTCGAGATATTCTGCTCACTAAAGATAGTTTGGCAGTTTCGGACATCAATTTTAAAGTCGTTACAAAAGATACGATCGGTCCGGCGCTGCTTTCGGTTTCAGCTCTGGACAATTCTCATTTGACGCTAACATTTGATGAAGAATTATCCCCGGAAACCGTTGATGATATCAATCATTACAAAGTGCGCGTGAAAGAATCGAAGTCTGAGGATACACTTGCCATTCGTTTCGCCTACTTAAATGCATTAGATCAAAAAGAGGTTGCGATAATCACCGAGACTCAAACACCAAAAATTGAATATGAAATAGAGGTTCAAAATCTAACAGATCTATATAAAAATCTCGTCGATTCAAAATTTAATTCGGCGGAGTTTGTGGGCAGCGCTTTGCCCGACACGTTTAAACCGAAAATTGTCTCAACAACTCCTGCTGATAGCACTCGCGCGATTTCCCTAAATTCTATGATAGATGTTTACTTCGATGAACCGATGAACCGCGAGACATTCGAGCTGAGTTTTTATCTTCGGGATTCCACCGGTCTTGCTGTTCCCGGAACATTTGTTTGGCCGACGCCGGCCTCAGTTAAGTTTAAGCCGGCGAAATCTTTGCAGAGTTTAGTCACTTATCGGGCGATCGTTAAACTTGACTCCGTTTTTGATCTCGCTGGAAATGCTGCGGCCGATAGTACTTTTCAAATCCATTTCACTACTTTAAACGCCGACAC from candidate division KSB1 bacterium includes the following:
- a CDS encoding Ig-like domain-containing protein encodes the protein MTNKFFLLFTITVLFIYSCASQVPPSGGPLDKTPPTIIKVIPENKSTLVPLDQPIEFEFSEGMTRKGSEKAVFISPDPGDRVKLRWKGRRLRIEFSDSLKINRTYVITLGTDLKDAHNNSLTASHTLAFSTGPELSDGKMSGRVFTDEKAQGILIWAYILEESKDPNPGQKGGDYITQTDAQGKFELTNLSEGLYRLFAIRDVDNNRFYETGLDGIGVASRDILLTKDSLAVSDINFKVVTKDTIGPALLSVSALDNSHLTLTFDEELSPETVDDINHYKVRVKESKSEDTLAIRFAYLNALDQKEVAIITETQTPKIEYEIEVQNLTDLYKNLVDSKFNSAEFVGSALPDTFKPKIVSTTPADSTRAISLNSMIDVYFDEPMNRETFELSFYLRDSTGLAVPGTFVWPTPASVKFKPAKSLQSLVTYRAIVKLDSVFDLAGNAAADSTFQIHFTTLNADTLSSLSGTVVDPDSTAKGRIFLKAQQNAKDGQTYEIQLSEPGPYEFSGILPGTYSLEGFRDQDNNGEYSFGQAFPFQPAERFVVYPDTLKIRARWPNEGNDIVFKQ
- a CDS encoding GxxExxY protein; the protein is YELKTVGKLNSEHEKQTLNYLLLLGLQHGKLINFRPASVQKRFVSTTLLPNDRYDLTIDDRQWFELDEDSMLLKELIMELLTDWGAYLETSLFYEAICHFRSGEENIVNILILSAMEPS